The genomic region CACCGGATGTTCTGATCTCCAACAAGTTCATGAACAACGCTTTTCATGATGACGAGGTTATGGATAATGAACAAGGTTTGTTTTTCTATACACTGGTTTTGACTTTTCTTCCCCAGATATGGCATAGTTCAAACATATTTGCATAATGTTCACATGTAGCATCCCAAGATTCTGGCTACGCTAACATGCCGGGTGCTGGTTCTGGATCATCCCATGGCCCTTCTGTGTTTGCTGAATCATCTCGCGGCCCTTTAGACGGTTGTTTATATTACATGGGAGCACATTTTATTCTCATATAACAGAGTTCTAACCTTTTGTCCTGCCATATACCAGATTCCTAACCTTTTTCGTTTTCTGATGCAGGGCCAGCGCATCCATACTTCGTTTTTGATACCCCTCAGGGAACCCGTTACTGGATTCCTATCGTTGCTGATAAGTTCATACCAGTGTATGGGAAATCTTATCCAACATTTGAGGCTGTTCTTTCCATGTATGAACTTTATGCGTTTGAAGCTGGTTTTTCTGTTAAAAAAGGACAAACTAAAGTCTGGAATGGAATTCCCACACACAAGTATCTTCGATGCTCAAGATATGGAAAACCACAACCCAAGAGGACTTTTGACACACTAGATGAATCTTCTCTAAAGCCTCGGAGAACCAACTTCACATGGTGTGACTGTAAGGCAAGCATTCTAGTCTCAATCTCGAATGATTCATACATAGGTCTGAGTTTCAATGATATTCATAATCATGAACTTGTTGAGAATTACAACCGTGATCTTAGCAAGATATCACGGAAGTTGTCATTCTCCACCAAACAATTTATTCACAATATGAGTCTAAACCGTATCAAACCCATGAGAGCTTATAGATGTCTTGTAGCTTTAAAAGGGGGGCATCACAATGTCAATGGGACTCCGGtggattttaaaaattttagccACCAGTTGCGAATTTTTATTGGTGAACGCGACGCACAAGTTTTCCTCGAATGCCTGCGTGAGCGCTTTGACAACCTACCCAACTTCTATTTTGATTACACTGTATCAAATGGAAAGTTGTCTTCTGTATTCTGGGCTGATGAGATTTCAAAGCTAAACTACAAAGCTTTTGGCGATGTCCTCGCCTTTGACGCGACTTACAGCACTAACAGGTTagtccccccccccccttaacatGTGTTAGGCCTGATCTCCAAGTATACAAACCTAACCCAAAAAGTTTTACATTTTGTTAACCTCAAATCCATTTTTTATTAATAGGTACAAGATGGTTTTTGTGCCATTCACGGGTGTGGATCATCATTTCCAATGTGTTACATTTGGTGCGGGTTTGATATCAACCGAGTCCATTGAATCTTATGTGTGGTTGCTTAAGGCTTTCTTGAAGGCACACGGTACTCAACCAACTCTCGTGCTGAGTGATCAAGACCCATCCATGCTTCAAGCTGTTCCTATGGTCTTTACCGAATCACGCCACCGTCTATGCATGTGGCATATAATGAAAAAACTACCCTCCAAGGTTAGGTTAAATTGTTAGCCTTTAACATGTGTTATTCAACATCACAGACTTTTATATGTGTTTTCAAACTGTTTAATCTAACACGTGTTAGTAACTCTTAAATTTATCAGATCTCTGCGGACGTTCTTGATAACACTGATCTTCGGTCCTGCATTCACCGGTTGGTTTGGAATGTTTATATCAAACCAGAAACGTTTGAGTCCCGCTGGAATGACCTCCTACAAACATTTGGCCTACAATCCCACACTTGGTTGAACGACATgtacaacatcaaacatctttgGGTACCAGCCTACTTCAGGGAACTGCCCATGTGTTGCTTGATGAAGACTACTTCACGCTGTGAAAGCTCTAATGCTGCCTTCAAGTTCAACTCAACAAGCGCAAACACCCTTGTACAATTTATGATGTGCTTTGAAAATAGGGTAGACAACCAATGATATCGGCAACGTGTATCGGAGTACAAAACCTCATCCATGGTGTTCAAGGGCAATACTGATTTAGCGATAGAACAGCACGCGTTCGCCATTTACACAAACGTTGTTTTCGCGCAAGTTCAAAAGGAGATAATTAAAGGGAAGTTTTTATGCTACATCACAAACCAAACCGAGTCCAGCAATTCCACTCTTTTGATAGACGTCACTCATTTGGACAAAAGGAACAACATCACAAACGTGTATCaggtaacacatgttaggcaattTCATTATTACCCATCCTCTAACATACGTTAGATCTAAAGGCCTTTTTTTTTGCTCGTTCTGTTCCTAACAGGTTACGTATAACACTGTAGACCACTCCGCCAGTTGCTCATGCAGGAATTTCACACGTATCGAATATATGTGTCGCCATGTCTTTTGCGTCTATCGATTGAAAAATGTTGCAAAGATACCACCCCCAATACATAAACGATAGGTGGCGCCGAGATGCCCTCTCAAAACAGGTTTTTTCACTTTCTAGCCGATACGGAGTCAACCCACACGCACCGTCCATTATGCGGAATGAAATCCTCGACCTCGTTACTGAATGCGTTGATGTGTCCAGAACCGATGAGGATTCGTTGTCAAAATTGGTTGCCCAACTCCGGGATTTCAAGATCAATGTGCTTTCCAAGCAACCATTGGGTACAATTCAAAATGAAACAAACGAGTGTGAAATGGAAGAAATAGTTGGGCAACCAATCAACATTCCAGTCGAAGTTGCTAATCCAGAAGTTGTACGCAATAAAGGATGTGGTACTCATACTCGCATTTCCGGCCCCGGTGAGAAGGCAAAGGCAAAACCACCAAAACGTCCAAAGCAGCTTCGTTTATGCAAGCGTTGTGGTCTGTATGTCGATGACCACGACTCACGCAACTGCGTTAAGGTGACCGCAATGAAAGCAGCAAAGGCAGCTGCTGAACAACAAAGGCAGACCGCCCCTGGTGCCTCCCCCTCTGATTAAAATCTTTCTTTTCGTTTTCTAGTACTATGTAATGGGAGACTCTCTTCATTTTGGCCTTCTTACACACATGTAACAGTCTTTTAACATCCTCCTGCTCTTTTCTGTTACGTGTGTAAGAAGGTGGAACTATTTTGATCCCATTTATCATAAATAGTCTTGTAAAAACTTTATGGCCTTTGGCACTTTTGTGTTTGTAGCCCAACTTTTTTGTGGACCTCTGTTTGCTATTAATGGGCTTATCTTATTATTATATGCATTGATAAttgtgtttttggtttatatTTTTACCACAGCATAAAAACagatgcttaacacatgttagcCCCCATAAATGGGGGTTTTTTAACTAGAAAGGATCAACACAAAAGGTGTTAACAACACCAATAGCTTATATATTAAGACACATCAGGTTATAGCATTAAACTTCACATCTAGCCAACTTAACCACACATTCTACTACTAGGTTACAACCGCGTCTAAAACAATGGATCGACTACCGAGCCGTGACATCAACCCATTcccaaaaaaaatattaataataaaataccaACAAAACGACGTTAGTATGTCGTCTACAAACATAGGGTCATCCGGTTAACACAACTTTAACCACTTACAACATCCTAACTACCCCTTATTATCCTCCATCTCTAAGAAGCTTTTCATCATGGTGTGGCAACATCCTCATCATGAAAGTACAGAGGAGAGGGGTTGCGCTCACTCTCCCATGAGTCATGGTAACACCAGGACTGGATTGTTTCGGGTGAGTATGGACACAACGGGCAACCACATAATTCATGGTTTGGATCCGTCAGCAACCTAACCAACTCATCTGGTAGCCCCTTCAACTTTTCAGCTTCTGGTAAAACGTGTTCCCTACGGCGTGACGCTTCTTGCGAAACACCAGCTACATCAGCTACATTTTTTGTTCCGCTATCTGAAGCATCGTCACTAGAAGCTCCTCCAGTTTTCACGTCTTCCGGCTTCTTGTGAAACACTTTTCTTTCGTAGCCCACCCCGTACCGACCCTCACATGCTTCCTTCCCCTTTTGCTTCAGCTTCTCCATGCCTGGTGGTGTAGCCGTGACCTTATGTTTATAAGGGTCCATCACATTAGCACACTTTTGAACCACAAAAAGTTTATGGTTTACTGAAGTAGTGAAGTATTACAGAATATAACTTTGGTTCTTCATTACACTACTTATAGAGGTATATCATGGATACATTTAATATAGGTGTTGTGACTTGACTTTGATGTGACCATAAGGGGCAAAAAAGCAATGGTTCCTTTTCCATAAGGAAGCAGCATTTTCTCATTTTCTTAAATGTTACACATACcaatatataatttaaaacaacCTCATTTAAAACATTATCAACTACATCAATAACATTCTAACACATCCAAGAATACATCAATATTCTTTAGAGTATACAATTACCAAGTTAATAAACATCAGATTTCATATAGATAGTCTATCCCCAAAAGACCTGGTACATGTCATACCCAAAAAACACCTACCCCACAATAAGTTTAAAGCAACATCCCCAAAACAAAGTACATGACACATCCAAAACAAAGCTGGCACAGTTAACGCCCCACCTATCCTACAGTAAATACCATTCACCCCCCTAACACACGTTACTCTACTCGGCAATCCTGCTTGATTTTAGGCAGCAGCACATTCACCTCCGAACATAAGATGTGCGCAGCATACCTCTTTCTCAACTTCCGCACCTCCGCCATCTTCCTCGCCCCACTCATGCTGAACCCACAGTTAAAGCTTTTGTTTTTCCCCATGTAGCACTCCATGTGTCGCATCAAGAAGACCCCACAATCAGTTGTGTTTGCTGTGGTCACCCAACTAACCGGCATACGCTGGATGTTGCAGTAGTCTATGTTATCGGCTCGCGGATTCCCAACCTCCCGAAGGTATTGTACAAACATATCTTTCTGCATATACATATACAAGCCATGCTCAATAAAAAAACACATCTTCAATATTATCACACTTACGGTTCAACAATGGTCATTTTAATAACTTACAAACTTATATGGTGTGTCCTTGTGGAGGTAGTAGACACTATCTTCTATCACCTGACCTTGGCTGGCTTTGTCATTATCAACAACATAAATTCCGGGGTCTCGTAACTCAAACACTAGCAAGTAAAAATGTTTGTGCTCCAATATCAGGAAGAAAACAATGTCGTGATTTCTAAAGTCAAGAACTTTTTCAGCGCTGTTAACCGCACcttttattccaagtcgaaactTGTGCATCCGCGCCTCGACTCCACCTTCCTCAGTTGTTAGCATCCACGGAAACTTTGAGCACAACAGAGAAATTAATAAGGACAAAAACTCGCCACACCGTAATGTCTATATACAAAACACTCACCACAACTTTAGTACCAAAGAATTGCCTACTGTAAGCCTCCCTTGATTTCCGTTTCTCTTGGAAGTTTAGCACCTCCGCCCAACAGTCGATAATACCATCCGACACCTCATTGCCAACGTTTAAACTCTTGAACATAGCCCGAGACGCTTCTACATGGGCAGGGCTTCTAAACAGCAACTCCCTGGTTTCATGTGTACAGATTAAAAATTAAATTCCATATCTTAACACATGTTACTGTTATTCAACTAATTTTTTAACGGTCCCCCCTACTTACACAACCATGTGTATCAGGCTATCTACATCAACAACTGACGACGTACCCTGTTCCTTCCTGCggcaaaaataaaaaaataaccaaTTAACTAGATCCATTTGGTTCATAGTTTACACTCCTATTATACAACAATAAACCACGTTGTAGTTCTACTTACATGTTTGCCTCCATTGCCTGCTTCCTACGAGAATGCCCATTTAGCCAGTGCGATGGGCTTTCATCAGCGTATATGTAATCCCACATATTTGTCTCCTTCTTAGTGATTGGCTGACCCATGTCAACAGACCTTATATAGTAAGGTGATCTATTTGGTTCCGCTGCCACTTTCTCTCTAAAAGGGAGCTTCCTTTTTTGGGCCCCCAACTCAGCTAACATACGTACACGGTGTGCAAGCGACATATTGTCCTCCACCTCATTCACATCACCACCAAATAATTCCATCCCAGCTTGCCCCTTGTGGATTGCAATTGCGGGGTCGTATGAGCTAACTGGTTCTACCATTATAACCATACTCAAGTTTGTGGTAGCCTCCATATCGCCTAAAcacgtataaaataaataattaacgTTACTCTGTAACGAATATAGCACTTTCACAGTAAATGAATATAGTTAAGCTCACTGGAACGCTCCGGCACTGTTTCTGTCCCATCCATCTCATCCACCTTCGCACTTGTGCAACCTGCACGTTCGATGCAAATAAGTATATTTTAAATGACTCCTACTAACCCGGCAATCCTATTTATTTTAATGCTCTTACGTACCGGTTTTCTGTGACTCGTCAAATTCACCACCAATTTGTGTCATTCCAAGACTACAATTAGGGCCATCGAAACTACGTTCATCAATAAACGTATCGCCTCCGCCCACTGTTCATGTGATTAACACATGTTAACTCACTAAATGATCCTAATAGGGAAGTAGTTAACACATGTTATAGCATGAAAATCTTTACCGTTATTATCCGCCTGCCACTCCTCTTCCGTCGCTGTCCCTTTACCATCGACGTCCTCAGCTTTATCGAAAGCATCTCCTACCACAGAGTCAACCACCACGCCAACACACTCTTCCTGATTTACGACAGTTGAATGCAGCCCATCATGCTCAATCTTACTTTTTTCAGCTGCATAAAACATTCTTATCACATCTCATGCACAAGTTAGTATCAGAAGCTGCACAAATAATTACCGTTACAATCACGGTCACACTTCTCAACAGCCCCCTTGCCTTTGCCATCCAAAACCACCTGTTCGTCCTTATCAATAACATCACCTTCCACAAAGGCAAACACGACGCCACCACTTTTTTCTTTACTTGCATCAGTTGCATCCCCAACTTCATTCTCAATCTTACTATCTGAAGTTGCATAAACATTCTCTAATAAATTAGACATGGCTAAACATGATGTCTCTAGAGTTTTTACGACCCTACAAATAAAATGGTTTCTGAAGATTACCTTCATTGTCATTCCCTTCAACCTGTTCACTAACCTTAACCTCCATCTCAGTCATTTTGGCTACCTCTTCATCACAGATAAACCGTGCTTTGTAAATCTCATCCTTTTTTGCGTCATTCGCTTCTAAATCGGTGTTCTGCTGATCATCGTCATTCGCAGCCACATTATTGTTTGCATCCACTCCATATGCATCTTTACTAACAAACTGCATGTCTGACCCACCGTCAACTGTCAAAGCAACATGACACATGTTAAAACGGAATAAAGTAATAAAGCACACTTTTAAAAACAGACAATCTGAAATGGTACGGGGAACTACCACGTGCACCCTGCACTGTTGCTGCTTTAATACGCAGTATCGCACGCATTAAACCCAACGGCTTATGGACTTCTTGAACATCACTTTTATCCCCGCTTCCTTGTCCTTTATTATCTTCGGCCCCACCCATACTACAGTCACCTCCACTTGGATTACCAGTATCATGAACAATCTTATCACCTTTGACGCCTTCATTTGTTTCGTCCCCAACTTCACTACACCCCAGTTTTCTCTCTTCCCGTTGCTTCTCAGTCTTGTTGAACCCTATAACATCACATTAATATTAAATGGGTTACGCATATTATAGGGTCATAAATTTTATCGAGCAACAAACTACGCATCACCATCAATGTGTACTTATGTTTTTCTTCGTAGGTTGCATCATTGTCAATGAAACtggtaacacatgttacagtttACCTGTTTTGTTACCATCATCCGTTTTTGGCCCATCAAGCTTTATATTTGTCTTCCGGCTATTTGGGGTCACACAGCCTACTTCTATTTCAGGAGCATCCTTTAACTTCTTCAGTCGAGGAGATCTCCTTACCCGCAACGACATACCACCATCTTCCAGCGCTCCGGTACACTCTGTTCCATCATCAGGTATGCTTGATTCCCCCGCAACATCAGCTGCAACCACAATAGATGTTAAACTATACGATCGTTATCACATTATCATGTGTTACACTAAACATTTCAGTCCCATACCTATATTACAGGGACATAAACTTTTCTCGCGCAATAAACGTACACTTAAAATGGTAATACATGTAACAATTTACCTGTTTCTTTACCACCATCCGTGTCTGGTCCACCAAACTTTATATTTGTCTTACGCCTTTTTGGGGTCACATAGCCTTCTTCTTTCTCACGAACATCCTTTAACTTCCCCAGTCGAGCAGATCTCCTCACCTGTACCGACTTTCCACCATCTTCCATCGTTTCAGCATACTCTTTCCACCATCATCTACGCTTGATTGGCCCGCAACATCAGCTGCAACCACAACATATGTCAATCAATACAGTTTGCAACACAGTAAAATGTGTTACGGTGATCATTTTCAGAATGATAACTAACACAACAGGTATCACATTAACATGTGGTTGAGTGTACATTTCAGAAACATTATCACCGCACCTTCCCGGGCATCAAAGTCTATGGCTGAAGATCCTACTTCTTTCAATCACTTTTACTGATTTTTTTGTTATGCCGATTAAGTGACTTCCTGTACAAGCTAGCTATTGGCGACCCATCTGAAAAATCGTCATCCACGCCATTCCCTACGAAATCGTTGCACATCGGTAAATGCAATCCACATTAATAAACTAAATAACACAAAGAATAACAGTGACTAACCAGCGTTCTCTCCCTCGTTAATGTGAATACTTTCATCATTTTTCAAATCTTCCAACACCTCTTTGATCCGGTGCGACGCTAAATCTACCGCTTTATCGTGATCTTTACTTTCATAGCCTTTCTGTTCAAACATACTTTCATACATTGCCTTCAACGTTTGTACTTCCTCGTCGTCAGGGCTCTCCACACACAGAGATTCTAACATACCCTCTATTTTGATTTTGTTCTTCTTTGTCACATTAATTAGCTGTCGTACCATCATCAACCTCTCCTGTTGAAAAAACTTTTTCAACATTTTGATACCAAGATTATATACTAATTGTAAAAAACACATGTTAGTGTATATAACTATACCTCCTTACTTGCCCAGTGTTCCACGTTATAGTTACTTGGAAGTGTTAATCCTTTAAACCGTCCCAGACCAAACCCACCAGCAAGTATTTCAAGCCTTTCTCTCTCTCGCAATCTTTTCAAGTTCCAGAAAGCCAAAGGACACACCGCCTTGTCTACCTTCATCCCTGTGCACAAAATGCTATCAACGTACAACAACTACAACAAACAACGATCGGTTCAGCCCGAAAACAAGCCAGTATATTAACACATGTTAATTCTCCCAAATAAATAAATTTCACTTGCCATCAGAATCGTGAGAGGACCAACGAAGAAGCTTTGTGGGTCAAGCCGATCCCAGGTATCTTTGCAAGTTTTCAACTTCTCGACCACCAGGTCACACCAGTCTACTGTTGCAAAGTCCATTTCGTCATCTAGATACTCTAAGACCCGTAAACAACTTTGTTTATGACAGTCAACCAGCACTGCCATAAAACACATTACAAAATCCATACGGAAATCAAAACTGTCTTCGCCATCGGACTCATCTATCATTTTCACCATCTTTGTTGGAGGCACCATTACACCCGGGTATCTCGCCCTCCAATCCACAATGGCATCAATCAGCATCGGCAGCTTATCAATCGAACTAATCTTTTGTCCACCAGTCGGAATCCCTAATAACTGATGTATCACTTTCCTGTTCACCTTGATATCACCAGCAGGCGTACATATCACCATCTTATCGGGATTAAAATTGTCGACAACAAAATAACCTAACTTAGTCGGTAACCCATCAACGCTGAAAGTAAGCAAACGACCAAAGCCCATTTCCCTGACTGCCTCACGTTTTTGTTCTGCCAATGCCCGTACACACTTATAAAACTGCAGTGGTGCGGATCTTGTCCTTATTCCCGGAAATTCATCCTTCTTTGCTCGCTTACGGGCTTTCGGAACCTTTGCCTGTTTGTTACCAACTACCTTTGGCTTCCTTGCTTCACCTTTCACAGTGTCCTGTGAATCCTTCTTCTTTGTTGTCCTTAACGTTCCACCCCTTGATATAGCCGTCACATCTGCCCTACTTACTGAAATAACATTTTATACGCAACCACAACAACTTAATAAATTAGTCTACTTTACAACCATTTATGACAAATCTTTCTAACACAAACGGTAACATTTCAGTTATACGATCAAACATGTaacaatttttcatttttaacatcaaaCAATTTGAAGGGCTTAAAAATTAACTAACCACGGTTTCTTCGCATTCCATTGCCAGAATTATCATCCGCGCTGTTTTTTCCCCCTGCCAATTAACACATGTTAGGGAAACTTCAAAGTCAGCCCAATTAACACATGTTAGTCAAAGCCAATAATATTTAACTAACCACGTTTTCTTTTCTTTCCACAGCCAGAACTATCCACGGCAATGCTTTTCTTCCCTACCGTTTAACACATGTTACTCAGGTTAAACTTGATACGCAAATACCAACTATTGTAACCAAAGGCACTTACCCTTGTGATTTTTTGTATGTCCCCGTTTGCTTTCCACACAACCTTCATTACGCCCTGATAAATTAGTAACGAAAACGATTACTCCAACAAGAAATTATACAAATTATACACAATATTACTGGTTAACCGTTACCCGTTTCCCGTCGTTTCCCAGGGCTTGGTGACCCACTATCGCTATCATCATACACTGCAACGCAGCCAACAAAAGTCTGTTATGAACAATTACTAATCCAACACACTATACATATATAGATCACCTTCAACTATGTTCAAGGTTCATACACATATCAATTCTAACCTAACTCCCTTTGGGTCGGACCAAAGACAAATTGTTGATTGGAAGGTCCTGCCTTGGGTTCGTCGGAGATAATCACAACACTACGGCTTTCAGACCTTTTCCGCCCTAATATAGGTCTCGAAGtcctatatatataaaacaaaacaaactcaGTTGCCATTTTTGGATAAATCGATTGAACAAAACCTCCTTTTACATGACCGATACTAACCTTTTAATTGAACTCTTAATCTTCCTTAATCGTTTCAGCTTAACCGACGACGACAAGATTATGAACGATTTCCTCATTCTCCAATATCGACACTATCGGCTCCTGTGTTAGGGTTAGAGAAGTACGTTTCGATGTTTGTTTTGATGAGAGAGAAACATGAACAGGGGAGTAATGAGTATACTGTGTTGAAGATAAAGAAGAAAATAATTTgaattgctttgaagttcttgatTAGACGGCTACTGCATGGCAgtgatttttgttttccaatgtgtTTGTTCACTTCCGAAAATGCCCTTCACTTGTACTAATGGCAGTTAATtcatttctttttaattttattcatACCAAAATTATCATagccattgatcaagtttgatgaAAGCTAATCAATGGTTGACAATGGGTTtgcatagttttcttaaaaagataGAGTTTCTTATATAGCCAAGCCCTATATATATCGCCACAGGTCCACAACCTCACCTCCATCACCCATAACCGCCCACCTCCGCCACACACCATCACCGACCTCCGCCACACCTCCGTCATACCTCCACCACCCATTACCGCCCACCTCTACCACACACTATAAATTCGATTGTTTTATACGTGTGAGGTggcggtgatgggtggtggaGGTGTGTGGCGGAGgttggtggtggtgtgtggtggaGGTGGGCGGTGATAGGTgacggaggtggaggtggagatcGGGGTTGTGGACCTAtggtgtgtgtgtgagagagaggggGTGGGTGGGTTGGGGATTGGTGGGATTTTATTATATATcaaaatagagttaaatgccattttgccagttttatctaaatgtttcatttttcgcatgtAGGTCCAGAAAGGTTTCATTGTTGCCATTTTAATACACTggattaacttcatccattttttctattaATGAAAaagcaattcagtcattttatatgtaatccTGTGAACTAGAATGACAATTCAACCATATAAAATATTAACTAAACAGTCCAttgagttaacttcatccatcACATACATGAATGATTTTATTGGTTTCCAACAACTAAACGGTCATTTGTTAACCATTTTCAAACTAAGGATATGAGAAGGTTTATATATTTTCTTGACAATAAAGTTGCAAAATCAAAAGATGGAATTTCAATATCTTGTATTGTTCCAACCCAAAACCGGTTTGGGCTCAGCTCAAAGCCCCAAAGCCCAACGCCTAATTGATAACCAATTTCTGTCATTATTTGTAACATACTTGAATGAATTTTAATGTAACTATATGTAAATAGCTATATGAACGTATAACACATTTCTTTGCCACTAAGTATAACAATGTATCATATAATTATACAAAGTATTAATGTACTACATAACACGGATGAGCATTTTCTTTCGAGTACTAGTACCGTATCAACCAAACGCTGTAAGTTCCGGTACCCGTATTTGTTTTTCTTATTATCGATTTCGATATTTTTGGTATTTAATTTCAAAGATACCATTACCAGACTGACAAAATCGATACGGTATTCATTCTATATTTCGGCAAGGTACCAATAAAAATTTAAATATAAACTAAGATATCTTTGAAAAGTATATATATTAGATTTGAATACAATCAACTTTTCATGTTATAGGCTTTATGATTGTGTTGCTTTCTAGTTAACTGTAGCTTTATTTAATTATAATGAATTATGAATCAAGGATTCTTTTCTTTGATGAACAATCATATTCACATGGGTGTGATAATGAGTAGCTAAGAAACATTCCATTATTAGGCCAACACATA from Helianthus annuus cultivar XRQ/B chromosome 10, HanXRQr2.0-SUNRISE, whole genome shotgun sequence harbors:
- the LOC110883537 gene encoding protein FAR1-RELATED SEQUENCE 5-like: MVFVPFTGVDHHFQCVTFGAGLISTESIESYVWLLKAFLKAHGTQPTLVLSDQDPSMLQAVPMVFTESRHRLCMWHIMKKLPSKISADVLDNTDLRSCIHRLVWNVYIKPETFESRWNDLLQTFGLQSHTWLNDMYNIKHLWVPAYFRELPMCCLMKTTSRCESSNAAFKFNSTSANTLVQFMMCFENRVDNQ